The genomic DNA AGCGTTTGTGGAGGAGTCGGAGGTGCCTAGCACGGTTGGCGGCAGGTTGCGTGGGTTCATGGCCAAGGGGGTGAAGGGGGCGTGAAGAGCGGCTCTTGACAGGTGGTTGACGAAGGGCAGAGAGACATGGTCTCGTCGTTTATGTTGTCGATTATGTTGTCGAGCAGATCACGTTGTATGCGAGTCAGAAGAATGATGGGATTGCGAGAGGGCATCTGGTAATCTGCACCTGCACTATGAAATGTTCCAGTAGGGACGCGTATCGTAATTTTGAACATTAGAAGACAGCGGTTATGTTACAGTATATACATGGGTGATATAGGTGATGCCTGCACTTGTCAAGACACCAAGGAAGCCACCCAGTTGAGATCAGTCTCACTCTTCCGGGTACTAACGTACATGTAGTAATAAACCCCCACCCGCGCCTCAGCCGGTCGTGGCGAGCTTCTTCAGCGCCGCAGAATCCCCGTTGAACCTGTCCGAGTCGCCTCCCCAGGGGGCGTGGTTGTCGTACTGCCAGATGGCGTGCCTCTTCCAGCCGCCTGGCAGGGGCCCGATCTCGCCGGCGTAgtgggcgaggacgagcgggCACTTGTCCTTGAAGGCCTGGCTGTTGCCCGTGCACGCCTTCCACCAGGCCGGCCCCGTGTAGATCATGGGGTAGCGCTTGGTCGCCTTGTGGTACGTGTCGACGAACTCGGCGATCCAGGCgaccatggccttggcggACATGCCGTAGCACTGCGGGTGCCCGTTGGTCGCCTCGAGGTCCATCATGCCCGGCAGGGTGATGCCGTCGTTGGACCAGCCGCCCCCGTGCTTGAGGAAGAAGCTCGCCTGCGTCGACGCCCGGGCCCCGTCCGGCCGGCAGAAGTGGTACCCGCCGCGGAtgagcttggccttggtggcCCCCGCGTGGAACTTGCTGAAGTTGGGGTCGACGAATGTCGAGCCCTCGGTGGCCTGTGTGTTGGAGAGGGGGGATTCCCTGTTAGCCAAACGTACGCCTTGTTCATTCATGTATGTTGTAGTACGTATGTTGTTTCGCTCCGCCCCCACGACTCCGTTGTGGCGTGGGATCAATAATTTCCGAGCATTCACTTCGTCGCACGTACCTTCATGATGACAAAGCGCGCGCCGTCCTTGTACGCCTTGTTGAAGTCGACCGACTTTTGGTGATTTGAAACGTCAAAGCCTTtgacgttggcggcgcgctgtTCGATCggtgtggcggcggcggaaccaACAAGGGCGAGCAGCCCCGCGGCAAGGACACTCAAAGACTTCATc from Purpureocillium takamizusanense chromosome 4, complete sequence includes the following:
- a CDS encoding uncharacterized protein (EggNog:ENOG503PCRU~CAZy:GH25~SECRETED:SignalP(1-20~SECRETED:cutsite=AAA-TP~SECRETED:prob=0.7075)~COG:G), which codes for MKSLSVLAAGLLALVGSAAATPIEQRAANVKGFDVSNHQKSVDFNKAYKDGARFVIMKATEGSTFVDPNFSKFHAGATKAKLIRGGYHFCRPDGARASTQASFFLKHGGGWSNDGITLPGMMDLEATNGHPQCYGMSAKAMVAWIAEFVDTYHKATKRYPMIYTGPAWWKACTGNSQAFKDKCPLVLAHYAGEIGPLPGGWKRHAIWQYDNHAPWGGDSDRFNGDSAALKKLATTG